The Deinococcus roseus genome window below encodes:
- the minD gene encoding septum site-determining protein MinD yields the protein MNGKVIVVTSGKGGVGKTTTTANIGTGLAKLGQKVAIIDVDVGLRNLDVVMGLESRVVFDLVDVLEGACKVRQALIRDKRVENLFLLPAAQTRDKDSLSPDKMHELIKMMLEEEGFDRILIDSPAGIEMGFKTAAAPAEAALVVVNPEVSSVRDADRIIGLLEAQQVPEIKLVINRLRPKMVAKGNMLSVEDVLEILGTKPIGIIPEDENILVSTNVGEPAVLGDSKAGQAFMNTARRIIGEDIPFMNLEEDKGLIATLRRIFGGGR from the coding sequence TTGAACGGAAAAGTGATTGTGGTGACCTCTGGTAAAGGTGGCGTGGGCAAGACCACCACCACTGCCAACATCGGCACAGGACTCGCCAAGCTCGGGCAGAAGGTCGCCATCATTGACGTGGACGTGGGCCTCAGAAACCTGGACGTGGTGATGGGCCTGGAATCCCGCGTGGTTTTTGACCTGGTGGATGTCCTCGAAGGGGCATGCAAAGTCAGACAGGCCCTGATCCGCGACAAGCGCGTGGAGAACCTGTTTCTGCTGCCTGCCGCGCAGACCCGCGACAAGGACTCCCTCAGCCCCGACAAAATGCATGAACTGATCAAGATGATGCTGGAAGAAGAAGGCTTCGACCGCATCCTGATCGACTCCCCTGCAGGCATCGAAATGGGCTTCAAAACCGCTGCTGCACCCGCAGAGGCTGCCCTTGTGGTGGTCAACCCTGAGGTGTCCAGCGTGCGTGACGCCGACCGCATCATCGGACTGCTGGAAGCGCAGCAGGTGCCAGAAATCAAACTGGTGATCAACCGCCTGCGTCCCAAGATGGTCGCCAAGGGCAACATGCTCTCCGTGGAAGACGTGCTGGAAATCCTGGGAACCAAACCCATCGGCATCATTCCAGAAGACGAAAACATCCTGGTGTCCACCAACGTCGGTGAACCCGCCGTGCTGGGAGACTCCAAAGCCGGTCAGGCCTTCATGAACACCGCCCGACGCATCATCGGTGAGGACATCCCCTTCATGAACCTGGAAGAGGACAAGGGACTGATTGCCACCCTGCGCCGCATTTTCGGAGGTGGTCGGTGA
- the minE gene encoding cell division topological specificity factor MinE — MFWGRKNRTKETLKNRLELVLAYDRAQIPPGRVEALRKELLEVVERYFPKNTSKVQPNIEVEQRGDTVVLTASIPLDNQ, encoded by the coding sequence ATGTTCTGGGGCAGAAAAAACCGCACCAAAGAAACCCTTAAAAACCGCCTGGAGCTGGTGCTGGCCTACGACCGCGCCCAGATTCCCCCCGGACGGGTTGAGGCCCTCAGAAAAGAGCTGCTGGAAGTGGTGGAGCGTTACTTCCCCAAAAACACCAGCAAGGTCCAGCCCAACATCGAAGTGGAACAGCGCGGAGACACGGTGGTTCTGACCGCCAGCATCCCTCTGGACAACCAGTAA